A region from the Desulfomarina profundi genome encodes:
- the cooS gene encoding anaerobic carbon-monoxide dehydrogenase catalytic subunit, with the protein MAAKPIKLLNVEDLTICETTAEMITKARADGVELFFDRATAIKPCPIGEQSACCKHCSMGPCRMNTKSPYDRVGVCGATIDTIVARNFGRMVAAGTAAHTDHGMAMLELFRDVINGKVKDFSIKDPLKLFEIAESLDIVTEGRELKDVALDLYRELERTYVQVEGELPMMKRVPEKTLELWRKAGIVPRGAMREIMEMMHRTAMGVDQDYENIMLQISRTALADGWGGSMVSTDISDILFGTPAPLEIEIDMGVLKKDKVNIIVHGHEPILLEAMLLSAADPEIKEMAKDAGAKGINLVGMCCSGLDVMSRHGLPHAGNFSSTEAVLVTGAIDAMTVDIQCIKQDLKRVADFYDTPFITTNYRAKIEGALHIPLDEQNPLVCTDEIILKAIARFQTRKKPIQIPRKKTTGVHGFSYEYINYMLGGSFRGGYTPLNENIINGRIRGVAGVVGCTNPRSKHDYSHVELVKELIKNDVLVLQTGCSQMALAKAGLTGPDAAALAGDGLAEVCETVGMPPVLGLGACVDNSRILIAASEMVKTGGLGESLADLPAAGCAPEWMSEKAIAIGHYFVASGIYVVFGHTLPVTGGTRFEKLLFEGLEDLGFGKWAVADDPLEMARLMIAHIDKKRSQLGIDKGRERVLTDMTDRRSLDLTA; encoded by the coding sequence ATGGCTGCAAAACCGATAAAATTATTGAATGTTGAGGACCTGACTATCTGTGAAACAACTGCCGAAATGATAACCAAGGCAAGGGCAGATGGTGTTGAACTGTTTTTTGACAGGGCTACGGCGATAAAACCCTGTCCGATCGGGGAGCAATCGGCATGTTGTAAGCATTGTTCCATGGGGCCATGTCGAATGAACACCAAGAGTCCGTATGACAGGGTTGGAGTTTGCGGGGCCACCATTGATACGATTGTTGCCAGAAATTTTGGGAGAATGGTGGCAGCCGGAACGGCTGCCCATACAGATCATGGAATGGCCATGCTTGAATTGTTCAGGGATGTGATAAATGGAAAGGTGAAGGATTTTTCTATCAAAGATCCATTGAAACTATTTGAAATAGCAGAGTCGCTCGATATTGTCACTGAAGGCAGAGAATTAAAGGATGTTGCCCTGGATCTGTACAGGGAGCTTGAAAGGACATATGTGCAGGTGGAAGGTGAACTTCCCATGATGAAGCGTGTTCCTGAAAAAACTCTTGAATTGTGGAGAAAGGCAGGAATAGTACCCAGGGGCGCAATGCGGGAAATCATGGAGATGATGCATCGTACTGCCATGGGAGTAGATCAGGATTATGAAAATATAATGCTGCAGATTTCAAGAACCGCTCTTGCTGATGGCTGGGGAGGCTCCATGGTTTCAACGGATATCTCAGATATCCTTTTTGGAACTCCTGCACCGCTGGAAATTGAAATCGATATGGGAGTATTGAAAAAGGATAAGGTCAATATCATTGTTCATGGTCATGAGCCGATTCTTCTGGAGGCAATGCTGCTTTCCGCTGCTGACCCGGAAATAAAGGAAATGGCAAAGGATGCGGGTGCAAAGGGGATTAATCTTGTTGGAATGTGTTGTTCCGGGCTGGATGTCATGTCCCGACATGGCCTGCCGCATGCCGGGAATTTTTCCAGTACAGAAGCGGTTCTGGTGACTGGTGCCATTGATGCTATGACCGTTGATATTCAATGTATCAAACAGGATCTCAAGAGAGTTGCCGATTTTTATGATACCCCGTTTATTACAACAAATTACAGGGCAAAAATCGAAGGAGCTCTTCACATTCCGTTGGATGAACAAAACCCTCTGGTCTGTACTGATGAAATAATTCTAAAAGCTATTGCCAGGTTTCAAACGCGAAAAAAACCCATTCAGATTCCTAGAAAGAAAACCACTGGTGTGCACGGCTTCTCCTATGAATATATTAATTACATGCTGGGTGGTTCTTTCAGGGGCGGCTATACTCCCCTTAACGAAAACATCATTAATGGCAGAATTCGTGGTGTTGCAGGGGTTGTGGGGTGTACCAATCCCAGATCAAAACATGATTACTCCCATGTGGAACTGGTGAAGGAACTGATAAAAAATGATGTTCTGGTTCTGCAGACCGGCTGTTCACAGATGGCACTGGCCAAGGCGGGCCTGACAGGGCCGGACGCAGCCGCCCTTGCAGGAGACGGGTTGGCAGAAGTATGCGAAACCGTTGGGATGCCACCGGTTCTTGGTCTGGGTGCATGTGTAGATAACAGCAGAATACTTATTGCCGCCTCGGAAATGGTAAAAACCGGAGGTCTGGGAGAGAGCCTTGCAGACCTTCCCGCAGCTGGATGTGCGCCTGAGTGGATGAGTGAAAAAGCGATAGCAATTGGTCATTATTTTGTCGCATCAGGTATTTATGTTGTTTTCGGGCACACCTTGCCGGTGACCGGCGGGACTCGTTTTGAAAAGCTTCTCTTTGAAGGGCTTGAGGACCTCGGTTTTGGTAAATGGGCCGTGGCCGATGATCCGTTGGAAATGGCCAGGTTGATGATTGCTCATATAGATAAAAAACGCAGTCAGCTCGGAATCGACAAGGGGCGTGAACGTGTTCTGACGGATATGACTGACCGAAGAAGTCTCGATTTGACTGCATGA
- a CDS encoding ATP-binding protein, producing MSLKIAIGGKGGVGKTTVTSLLARCLAAGKKNKVIAIDADPVANLAAGLGIAEDDPITPIAELKDLIAERTGAEPGTMGGFFTLNPKVDDIPERFSREKDGVKLLVMGTVQKGGSGCICPESTILKALMNHLVLYRDDIVIMDMEAGVEHLGRATSSSVDALIIVVNPGARSRVAAERIRKLGTDIGIKNIVVLGNRVRNEDDEKLIQESLPDFEILGFVSEHEEIVKSDRIGTRPFQNADEIPEEIFKIAARLEEMNQQK from the coding sequence TTGAGTCTGAAAATAGCAATAGGCGGTAAAGGCGGTGTGGGAAAAACGACTGTAACTTCTCTTCTTGCACGATGTCTTGCAGCCGGAAAAAAGAACAAGGTCATCGCCATTGATGCTGACCCGGTCGCGAATCTTGCAGCCGGACTTGGAATTGCAGAAGATGATCCCATTACACCTATCGCTGAATTAAAAGATCTTATTGCTGAAAGAACAGGTGCAGAGCCTGGTACAATGGGTGGTTTTTTTACTCTTAATCCCAAAGTTGATGATATTCCAGAGCGTTTTTCCAGGGAAAAGGACGGAGTAAAGCTTTTGGTTATGGGAACTGTCCAGAAAGGAGGATCAGGCTGTATCTGTCCGGAATCGACTATACTCAAGGCGCTGATGAATCATCTGGTTCTTTACCGCGATGATATTGTAATTATGGATATGGAAGCGGGAGTGGAACATCTTGGTCGTGCCACCTCATCTTCGGTTGATGCTTTGATTATTGTGGTTAACCCAGGGGCACGTTCGAGAGTAGCTGCTGAAAGAATTAGAAAACTTGGCACGGATATTGGCATTAAAAATATTGTTGTTCTTGGGAACAGAGTCAGAAATGAAGATGATGAAAAACTTATTCAAGAGTCATTACCTGATTTTGAAATTTTGGGCTTTGTCTCTGAACATGAAGAAATTGTAAAATCCGATAGAATCGGGACGCGTCCCTTCCAAAATGCAGATGAAATCCCGGAAGAAATTTTTAAGATTGCTGCCAGACTTGAGGAAATGAATCAACAAAAATAA
- a CDS encoding dihydropteroate synthase — MILFGESLNVISTVIGKAYKERDPKPIQEECLEQVKLGMDYIDINLGPAKKDGKELMPWVCQVVQEVVPDVPLLLDTSNIEAIEEGLKVLKPASKPHIVNSIMARPERYEVMLPMAAKYEADIVALMWGPDGLPRDENERAALCVELVYAANEAGIPNEKIWVDGIVTPVNIQQAQCMALLTFQMMLEDIAPGAMSTCGLSNISNGPPVHLRPIINTTYMIMLGRYGMKSVISDPLDTNLTDVAKGRRQDIVDVVYQAMDGEAPDPSSLSKELGDYVKTVKVITGETLFSDSYLEV, encoded by the coding sequence ATGATTCTTTTCGGCGAAAGCCTGAATGTAATCTCCACGGTTATCGGTAAAGCGTACAAAGAGCGTGACCCGAAACCGATCCAGGAGGAATGCCTTGAGCAGGTCAAGCTTGGTATGGATTATATCGATATTAATCTTGGTCCAGCCAAAAAAGATGGCAAGGAACTGATGCCGTGGGTTTGCCAGGTTGTGCAGGAAGTTGTACCTGATGTTCCCCTGCTTCTTGATACCTCCAATATTGAGGCTATTGAAGAAGGTTTGAAAGTACTGAAGCCTGCCAGTAAACCCCATATAGTAAACTCCATCATGGCACGTCCCGAAAGGTATGAGGTCATGTTGCCCATGGCTGCAAAATATGAAGCTGATATTGTCGCCCTGATGTGGGGACCAGATGGTCTGCCACGGGATGAGAACGAAAGAGCAGCTCTTTGCGTGGAGCTGGTTTATGCCGCAAACGAGGCTGGTATCCCCAATGAGAAAATATGGGTTGACGGTATCGTAACTCCTGTAAATATTCAGCAGGCTCAATGTATGGCACTGTTGACATTTCAGATGATGCTTGAGGATATTGCTCCCGGTGCAATGAGTACCTGTGGTCTTTCCAATATATCCAACGGTCCTCCGGTTCATCTGCGTCCTATAATCAATACCACTTACATGATTATGCTCGGACGCTATGGCATGAAATCAGTTATCTCCGATCCTCTTGATACTAATCTTACGGATGTCGCAAAAGGCAGACGTCAGGATATAGTAGATGTAGTTTATCAGGCAATGGATGGCGAGGCGCCGGATCCGTCCAGTCTGTCAAAAGAACTGGGTGACTATGTGAAAACAGTTAAAGTTATTACCGGTGAAACTCTGTTTTCAGATTCTTATCTCGAAGTGTAA
- the acsC gene encoding acetyl-CoA decarbonylase/synthase complex subunit gamma — protein sequence MALTGIQIFKLLPKTNCKECGVPTCLAFAMNLASGKAELDSCPYVSDEAREQLAEASAPPIRPVAIGKGVREAKTGGETVLHRHEKTFYNPTMFAGIITSDTPVEEVEAKLKVWNALQYERVGFNLRPELAALKDVNGDADAFAALAKLIAETSEFNLVLMSEDEAVISGAVAVAGFKRPLIYAATESNVDAFGKIALDNELPLAVKADSIDGVIALTEKLTEMGLKDLVIDSGSRDLKQALEDQVAIRRAALKDGNKALGFPTIVFPCEMASNLDMEALIAGMFVAKYGGIVVLSDLTTEVMFPLLLERLNIFTDPQRPMTVTEGIFEIGNPDENSPVLVTTNFALTYFIVSGEIEGSKVPAWLLIKDSEGLSVLTAWAAGKFGGDDVGMFVKKCGIMDKVKHTELIIPGYAAAIAGDVEEELPGWTITVGPRESAHLAGFLKAR from the coding sequence ATGGCGTTAACAGGAATTCAAATATTCAAACTCCTGCCTAAAACGAATTGTAAAGAGTGTGGGGTTCCGACCTGCCTTGCTTTTGCAATGAATCTTGCATCCGGTAAGGCGGAACTTGACTCTTGTCCCTATGTGTCGGATGAAGCGCGTGAACAGCTGGCAGAGGCTTCTGCGCCTCCGATTCGTCCGGTAGCAATTGGAAAAGGCGTACGGGAGGCGAAAACAGGTGGGGAGACGGTTCTTCACAGGCATGAGAAAACGTTTTACAATCCCACCATGTTCGCGGGGATTATCACTTCCGACACACCGGTAGAGGAAGTTGAAGCAAAACTGAAGGTATGGAATGCCCTGCAATACGAAAGAGTCGGGTTCAACCTGCGTCCCGAGCTGGCTGCTCTGAAGGATGTTAATGGTGATGCTGATGCATTTGCGGCGCTGGCAAAACTTATTGCGGAAACATCTGAGTTCAACTTGGTACTGATGAGTGAAGATGAAGCAGTCATCAGTGGAGCTGTAGCTGTTGCCGGGTTTAAACGGCCACTGATTTATGCGGCAACGGAAAGTAATGTTGATGCATTTGGAAAAATAGCTCTGGATAATGAATTACCATTGGCGGTCAAGGCCGATTCCATTGATGGCGTTATTGCTCTCACTGAAAAACTGACCGAAATGGGATTGAAGGATCTTGTAATAGACAGTGGTTCAAGAGATCTTAAGCAGGCACTGGAAGATCAGGTTGCCATAAGACGTGCTGCTTTGAAAGACGGGAACAAAGCTCTTGGCTTTCCGACCATTGTGTTCCCGTGTGAGATGGCGTCCAATCTGGATATGGAAGCACTTATCGCCGGAATGTTTGTAGCCAAGTATGGTGGAATTGTAGTTCTTTCCGATCTGACTACCGAGGTTATGTTTCCGCTTCTGCTTGAAAGATTGAATATTTTCACTGATCCCCAGAGGCCAATGACCGTTACAGAAGGAATTTTCGAAATCGGCAACCCCGATGAGAACTCTCCTGTTCTGGTTACTACAAACTTCGCACTTACTTATTTCATCGTTTCCGGTGAGATTGAGGGAAGCAAGGTCCCCGCCTGGTTGCTGATTAAGGACTCAGAAGGTCTGTCAGTATTGACAGCATGGGCTGCCGGTAAATTTGGTGGCGATGATGTCGGCATGTTTGTTAAAAAATGCGGTATCATGGACAAGGTGAAACATACTGAACTGATTATTCCGGGTTATGCGGCTGCAATTGCAGGTGATGTTGAAGAAGAGCTGCCTGGATGGACGATTACGGTTGGGCCAAGAGAGTCTGCCCATCTTGCAGGATTCCTCAAAGCACGGTAA
- the cooS gene encoding anaerobic carbon-monoxide dehydrogenase catalytic subunit: MAEATKAKAVKAPKVADPMEATMEPATQDMLRRAQKLGIDTVFDRAVTMKPCAIGMQGICCKNCAMGPCRLPLPKGGIDGEDTRKGLCGATANTICARNFVRMIAGGAAAHSDHGRGVAETFLSAARKSAKDYSVKDPARLIQIAPYFGVATTVEEDGVTKDRDIDEIALAVAEKAVREWGKPELTASYIKRAPKPLQEKWEKEGVVPRNVDREIVECMHRTLMGVDQDYKNLMKQGVRASLADGWCGSMIGTDLQDVMFGSPSPLQAEANLGVMKEDHVNLIVHGHEPLLSEIIIAVAQSQEMVDYAKSKGAKGIQLAGICCTANEMLQRHGVPPAGNFLQQEFAIITGACDAMVVDVQCIMQNLANVAKCFHTKLITTHPIAKIEQDNVIHIEFDEHYAMEDAKRIVKIAIDNFENRGADVMIPKQRSIQVAGFGVESIQYHLGGSFRGSYYTLNDNIINGRIRGVAGVVGCNNARTKHNEEHIVLIKELLKNDVLVLVTGCSAIAAGVHGLLTPESAAVYCGPGLAEVCETVGIPPVLHLGSCVDNSRILLAATEMVKAGGLGDDICDLPAAGSAPEWMSEKAIAIGQYFVASGVYTVFGYHMPLEGAPVFKDYLYKEMEEIYGGKWDCEPDPIKHAHKMIAHIDKKRKELGIDKARERVLMDMADRQALGIE, encoded by the coding sequence ATGGCAGAAGCAACAAAAGCAAAAGCAGTAAAAGCCCCTAAAGTCGCTGATCCAATGGAAGCGACTATGGAGCCGGCAACTCAGGATATGCTGCGCAGGGCGCAGAAACTGGGTATCGATACAGTATTTGATCGTGCTGTAACCATGAAACCCTGTGCAATCGGTATGCAGGGTATCTGTTGTAAAAACTGTGCTATGGGACCCTGCCGACTTCCCTTGCCGAAAGGCGGGATTGATGGAGAAGATACAAGAAAAGGTCTTTGTGGTGCTACCGCAAACACCATTTGTGCAAGAAACTTTGTGAGAATGATTGCCGGTGGTGCTGCGGCGCATTCTGATCATGGCCGTGGGGTTGCAGAAACCTTCCTGTCTGCCGCCAGAAAAAGTGCCAAAGATTATTCCGTGAAGGATCCGGCAAGACTCATTCAGATCGCACCATATTTTGGTGTTGCGACAACTGTTGAAGAAGATGGTGTGACCAAGGATCGTGATATAGATGAAATTGCTCTTGCCGTTGCAGAAAAAGCTGTTCGTGAGTGGGGAAAACCGGAACTGACTGCCAGCTATATTAAAAGAGCTCCGAAACCGTTGCAGGAAAAATGGGAAAAGGAAGGAGTTGTGCCCAGAAACGTGGATCGGGAAATTGTTGAATGTATGCACAGGACCCTTATGGGAGTTGATCAGGATTATAAGAACCTGATGAAGCAAGGTGTCCGGGCTTCTCTTGCTGACGGATGGTGTGGTTCCATGATAGGAACAGATTTGCAGGATGTTATGTTCGGCAGCCCATCACCATTACAGGCTGAAGCAAACCTGGGGGTAATGAAAGAAGATCATGTCAATTTGATCGTTCATGGACATGAACCGCTGCTTTCAGAGATTATTATCGCGGTTGCCCAATCTCAGGAAATGGTTGACTACGCGAAAAGCAAAGGGGCTAAAGGTATACAGCTTGCAGGAATCTGCTGTACCGCCAACGAGATGCTGCAACGGCATGGCGTACCACCGGCAGGAAATTTCCTGCAGCAGGAATTCGCTATTATTACGGGTGCCTGTGATGCAATGGTTGTGGACGTGCAGTGTATCATGCAGAATCTGGCAAATGTGGCAAAATGTTTCCATACTAAACTGATTACCACTCATCCCATCGCAAAAATCGAGCAGGATAATGTGATTCATATTGAATTTGATGAGCATTACGCCATGGAAGATGCCAAGCGAATCGTCAAGATAGCCATTGATAACTTTGAAAATCGTGGTGCAGACGTGATGATTCCCAAGCAGAGATCAATTCAGGTCGCCGGTTTTGGTGTGGAATCCATTCAATATCACCTGGGCGGAAGTTTCCGCGGAAGTTATTACACCCTGAACGATAATATCATTAACGGTCGTATTCGTGGTGTTGCTGGTGTTGTTGGTTGTAATAATGCCAGGACCAAACATAATGAAGAACACATTGTCCTGATCAAAGAACTGCTCAAAAACGATGTTCTCGTGCTGGTTACCGGATGTAGTGCTATAGCTGCCGGTGTACATGGTCTTCTCACTCCCGAATCTGCCGCAGTGTACTGTGGCCCTGGACTCGCTGAAGTTTGCGAAACTGTAGGTATACCGCCGGTTCTGCATCTAGGATCCTGTGTAGATAACAGTCGTATTCTGCTGGCGGCAACTGAGATGGTGAAAGCAGGTGGTCTCGGTGATGATATCTGTGACTTACCTGCAGCAGGAAGTGCACCTGAGTGGATGAGTGAAAAAGCTATCGCGATTGGTCAGTATTTTGTTGCTTCCGGTGTATATACTGTATTCGGTTATCATATGCCTCTTGAAGGTGCTCCGGTATTTAAGGATTATCTCTATAAAGAGATGGAAGAAATCTACGGTGGTAAGTGGGATTGTGAGCCTGATCCTATCAAACATGCTCATAAGATGATTGCTCATATCGATAAGAAACGTAAGGAGCTCGGTATTGACAAGGCCCGTGAGAGGGTGTTGATGGATATGGCCGACAGACAGGCCCTCGGAATAGAATAA
- a CDS encoding acetyl-CoA decarbonylase/synthase complex subunit delta → MGFEIKKESYTGGIKEITIGKGDSAITVGGETCYPFYTFEGDMPNKPIVAMEIWDMEPEDWPEPVMAHFKDVMSDPAAWAKKCVEEFGADAIVVQLKSIDPNDKDASPESAAETVEKVLDAVSVPVIVWGCANPEKDEQVLKVVAEKCQDRNLVLGPVEEKNYKGIGAAAMGYGHTLISSSPIDVNLAKQVNILLENLGMPMDRILVDPTTGGLGYGMEYTYSVMERLAMASLLQGDDKLQFPMINNLGNEVWKCKEAKQTVEEAPVLGDPERRGILMEAVGAVSYLMSGSNIMIMRHPEAIRLVKAFIDGVSDGTSVEEVEGIKKVLGDVEVDFAALAPELDLTIKEEEKKAAPAKKAAPAKDAAPKKKKAAKPAAKAAAAPKAAVKEEKKAEPEVDPEVKAKAEAEASAKAEAEAKAKAEADAKAKEEAKVKAEAEAKAKAEAEAKAKAEAEEAARKAEVAEREAAERALKEKRAKEHKSDVALMSEDGEDIPVTAAAVQKDQLEKMMEMLNRMHKRI, encoded by the coding sequence GTGGGATTTGAAATCAAGAAGGAATCCTATACCGGCGGCATAAAGGAAATTACCATAGGTAAGGGAGATTCTGCCATTACCGTAGGCGGTGAGACATGTTACCCTTTTTATACCTTTGAAGGGGATATGCCGAATAAGCCCATTGTCGCAATGGAAATATGGGATATGGAACCGGAGGATTGGCCGGAACCTGTTATGGCCCATTTTAAAGATGTAATGTCCGATCCGGCAGCATGGGCGAAAAAATGTGTCGAAGAATTTGGAGCAGATGCGATCGTCGTTCAGTTGAAAAGCATTGATCCGAACGACAAGGATGCAAGCCCTGAGTCTGCAGCTGAAACTGTTGAAAAGGTTCTTGATGCCGTAAGCGTCCCTGTTATTGTCTGGGGGTGTGCCAACCCTGAAAAAGATGAGCAGGTTCTTAAGGTAGTAGCGGAGAAGTGTCAGGACCGAAACCTGGTTCTTGGACCGGTTGAAGAGAAAAATTACAAAGGAATCGGGGCTGCAGCCATGGGATATGGCCATACCCTTATTTCTTCTTCTCCAATTGATGTCAATCTGGCAAAACAGGTTAATATTCTGCTCGAAAACCTTGGTATGCCGATGGATCGAATTCTTGTGGATCCGACAACTGGTGGACTTGGGTATGGTATGGAATATACCTATTCCGTTATGGAAAGACTTGCCATGGCATCCCTGCTTCAGGGGGATGACAAACTGCAGTTTCCCATGATCAATAACCTCGGTAACGAGGTATGGAAGTGCAAGGAAGCCAAACAGACGGTTGAGGAAGCTCCGGTTCTCGGAGATCCTGAAAGACGCGGTATTTTGATGGAGGCGGTCGGTGCTGTTTCTTATCTTATGAGTGGCTCCAATATCATGATCATGAGGCATCCGGAAGCAATTCGTCTGGTCAAGGCGTTTATTGATGGTGTTTCTGATGGTACTTCTGTTGAAGAGGTAGAGGGAATTAAAAAGGTTCTTGGTGACGTGGAAGTAGATTTCGCTGCCCTTGCCCCTGAGCTTGATCTGACTATCAAGGAAGAGGAGAAAAAAGCTGCTCCTGCTAAAAAAGCAGCTCCCGCAAAGGACGCGGCACCGAAGAAGAAAAAAGCTGCGAAACCTGCCGCTAAAGCTGCTGCGGCTCCGAAAGCTGCAGTAAAAGAAGAAAAGAAAGCCGAACCGGAAGTAGATCCTGAAGTTAAGGCCAAGGCAGAAGCAGAGGCCAGTGCCAAGGCGGAAGCGGAAGCTAAAGCTAAGGCAGAGGCTGATGCAAAGGCAAAAGAAGAGGCAAAAGTAAAAGCAGAAGCGGAGGCAAAAGCTAAAGCGGAAGCAGAAGCCAAGGCCAAGGCTGAGGCTGAAGAGGCTGCCCGCAAAGCTGAAGTGGCAGAGCGTGAGGCTGCTGAAAGAGCCCTGAAAGAAAAACGTGCCAAAGAACATAAATCAGATGTTGCTCTGATGTCTGAAGATGGCGAAGACATACCTGTTACTGCTGCAGCAGTTCAGAAAGATCAGCTGGAAAAAATGATGGAAATGCTGAATCGAATGCATAAAAGAATTTAA
- a CDS encoding ASKHA domain-containing protein, protein MDNCRVTFLPHDRVITVPEGESLLRAALEAGVHINASCGGEGVCGKCRILVEKGGVEGGISERLDKDDIEKGYRLACLTKVSGDVTVRIPLESSVDKSVMLTQVTPRRTAKIQHPDFESLKEKGLFIPPVEKVYLELPPPDPQNNMPDVTRLIEFLKVQANEHKLELTLPVIRKLPGVLRENDFKLTLTLVRPVRDDGKTLILDIQGGDVKDENYGVALDIGTTTIYGQLINLTTGECLAEAGDFNGQISYGEDVITRLIYAEKPGGLDKLQEVVVATINSVLKRIVTKSGIDPDFVSTITFSGNTTMTQLFLSVDPRNIRRAPYVPTATLYPPFRAATVGIELNDHVIALVYPQVSSFVGGDIVAGVMGSGMYRNEELTLFLDIGTNAELVVGNKDWLACTACSAGPAFEGGGIEFGMRAAKGAIEDFSIDPVTYEPMIFTIGDVSPKGICGSGLITMTAVMFEMGVINNRGKFNRDLDTPRIRKRNDVWEYVLAWKDRTQIDRDIALTEPDIDNLIRAKGAIYSGCLTLLEEVGLTMDMVEHIILAGGFGSYIDLEKAMTIGLLPEIDPDCVTFIGNGSLMGARMSSLTNRIRKDVVEVTKKMTNFELSETPSYMDNYVAAMFLPHTEIEKFPKLKKRMEERKKRL, encoded by the coding sequence ATGGACAATTGTCGGGTTACCTTTCTTCCCCATGACAGAGTTATAACAGTACCGGAGGGGGAAAGTCTTCTCAGGGCTGCACTTGAAGCGGGTGTTCACATTAACGCCTCCTGCGGTGGGGAAGGCGTCTGCGGAAAATGCAGAATTCTGGTTGAAAAAGGGGGAGTAGAAGGGGGGATATCTGAGAGGCTTGACAAGGATGATATCGAAAAAGGGTATCGCCTTGCCTGTCTGACGAAGGTCAGCGGGGATGTGACGGTCAGGATTCCCCTTGAATCCAGTGTAGATAAAAGTGTTATGCTTACTCAGGTAACACCTCGCAGGACAGCCAAGATACAACACCCTGATTTCGAGAGCCTCAAGGAAAAAGGTCTTTTTATCCCTCCGGTCGAGAAAGTGTATCTGGAGTTGCCTCCTCCCGATCCCCAGAACAATATGCCGGATGTGACACGGCTTATTGAGTTCCTGAAAGTACAGGCGAATGAGCATAAGCTTGAGCTTACTCTTCCGGTTATCAGAAAGCTTCCCGGTGTTTTGCGGGAAAATGATTTTAAGCTCACATTGACACTGGTTCGTCCCGTGAGAGATGATGGGAAAACCCTGATTCTTGATATCCAGGGGGGAGATGTCAAAGACGAAAACTATGGTGTCGCTCTTGATATTGGCACTACAACGATTTATGGACAGCTGATAAACTTAACCACCGGTGAATGTCTTGCTGAAGCCGGTGATTTCAACGGCCAGATCAGTTATGGCGAGGATGTGATTACCCGGCTTATTTATGCCGAAAAGCCGGGTGGACTTGATAAATTGCAGGAAGTGGTTGTTGCAACAATCAACAGTGTTCTTAAGCGGATTGTTACAAAATCAGGCATAGATCCCGATTTTGTTTCCACTATTACCTTTTCAGGTAATACAACCATGACCCAGCTGTTTTTATCGGTAGATCCAAGGAATATACGCCGTGCTCCATATGTTCCCACGGCGACTCTCTATCCGCCCTTCAGGGCTGCGACGGTAGGGATTGAATTGAATGATCATGTGATTGCGCTGGTTTATCCTCAGGTTTCAAGTTTTGTCGGTGGTGATATTGTGGCCGGTGTCATGGGCTCTGGAATGTACAGGAATGAGGAACTGACCCTGTTTCTGGATATCGGAACCAATGCGGAACTGGTCGTGGGTAATAAGGACTGGTTGGCGTGCACTGCCTGTTCTGCGGGGCCTGCTTTTGAAGGTGGAGGTATTGAGTTTGGGATGCGTGCCGCCAAGGGAGCCATAGAAGATTTTTCTATAGACCCGGTTACCTATGAACCGATGATCTTTACCATTGGTGATGTCAGTCCAAAAGGTATTTGCGGTTCAGGGCTGATTACCATGACTGCCGTGATGTTTGAGATGGGAGTTATAAATAACAGGGGTAAATTTAACCGAGATCTGGACACCCCGAGAATAAGGAAGAGAAATGATGTGTGGGAGTATGTGCTGGCCTGGAAGGACCGGACACAGATTGATCGGGATATCGCCCTGACCGAACCGGACATAGATAATCTCATTCGAGCTAAAGGAGCAATTTACAGTGGTTGCCTGACATTGCTTGAAGAGGTAGGTCTGACTATGGACATGGTGGAGCATATCATACTCGCAGGTGGGTTTGGCAGCTATATTGATCTTGAAAAGGCCATGACAATAGGACTGCTGCCGGAAATTGATCCCGACTGTGTTACGTTTATCGGAAATGGTTCTCTTATGGGAGCAAGGATGAGTTCACTGACCAACAGAATCAGAAAGGATGTTGTGGAAGTGACAAAAAAAATGACAAATTTTGAGTTGTCTGAAACACCATCTTATATGGACAACTATGTTGCCGCCATGTTCCTGCCACACACCGAAATTGAGAAATTTCCAAAACTGAAGAAAAGGATGGAAGAGAGAAAAAAGAGATTGTAG